One Mycobacteroides salmoniphilum DNA segment encodes these proteins:
- a CDS encoding VOC family protein, translating into MIKPNNPNSEFEFGGFNHVALVCSDMERTVDFYTNVLGMPLIKSLDLPMGQGQHFFFDAGGGDSLAFFWFKDAPDGVPGISAPAAIPGIGDIISAVSSMNHISLHVPAEKFDEYRVKLKAKGVRVGPILNHDESEFQVSKELHPGVYVRSFYFLDPDGITLEFACWTKEFSAADVRVAPKTAAERTPREVATA; encoded by the coding sequence ATGATCAAACCGAACAACCCCAACTCCGAATTCGAGTTCGGCGGTTTTAACCATGTGGCGCTTGTGTGCTCGGACATGGAGCGCACGGTGGACTTCTACACCAACGTGCTGGGCATGCCGCTCATCAAGTCGCTCGATCTGCCCATGGGGCAGGGTCAACACTTCTTCTTCGACGCCGGTGGTGGCGACAGTTTGGCCTTCTTCTGGTTCAAGGATGCGCCGGACGGCGTCCCGGGCATTTCGGCCCCGGCCGCCATCCCGGGAATCGGCGACATCATCAGCGCCGTCAGCTCCATGAACCACATCTCGCTGCATGTTCCCGCCGAGAAGTTCGATGAGTACCGCGTCAAGCTCAAGGCCAAGGGTGTGCGGGTGGGGCCCATTCTCAACCACGACGAGAGTGAGTTCCAGGTGTCGAAGGAACTACACCCGGGCGTGTACGTGCGGTCGTTCTACTTCCTTGACCCTGACGGAATTACACTCGAATTCGCATGCTGGACCAAGGAGTTCAGCGCAGCGGATGTCCGTGTTGCACCGAAGACGGCCGCCGAGCGCACCCCGCGGGAAGTCGCTACCGCCTGA
- a CDS encoding TetR/AcrR family transcriptional regulator → MVQPTVRGRQTQAAIDEAARTVIARKGILATTVADIASEAGRSTASFYNYYDSKEAMVAQWAMRFRTEAQERVSSLVAEPRAQTDKQRARDIATAHWLTWRHQLAEMISVSQMAMISSEFAEFWNQICSEPIDFLTSTIKRAQRDGYSPGNDPHLMATAIVSMMNQFAYNQLSQGNAATVDDDACIETLAGICYRAIYSKEVC, encoded by the coding sequence GTGGTCCAACCCACCGTGCGAGGCCGTCAAACCCAGGCTGCGATCGATGAGGCTGCGCGAACTGTGATCGCCCGCAAGGGAATCCTTGCCACCACCGTTGCCGATATCGCCAGCGAGGCCGGCCGGTCCACGGCGTCGTTCTATAACTACTACGACTCCAAAGAGGCGATGGTCGCGCAGTGGGCCATGCGATTTCGCACCGAGGCGCAGGAACGGGTCTCCTCGCTGGTCGCCGAGCCACGGGCACAGACAGATAAACAGCGCGCACGAGACATCGCGACCGCGCACTGGCTCACCTGGCGCCACCAGTTGGCCGAGATGATCAGCGTCTCGCAGATGGCCATGATCAGTAGTGAGTTCGCCGAGTTCTGGAATCAAATATGTTCCGAACCCATTGATTTCCTGACAAGCACCATCAAACGGGCACAGCGTGACGGCTACAGCCCCGGCAATGATCCGCATCTCATGGCCACCGCGATCGTCTCGATGATGAACCAGTTCGCCTACAACCAGCTCAGCCAGGGCAATGCCGCCACCGTCGACGACGACGCCTGCATAGAAACCCTGGCCGGAATCTGTTACCGCGCCATCTATTCCAAGGAGGTCTGCTGA